A region of the Pseudomonas anguilliseptica genome:
CGAACCCAATCTGATCGTCCGCCCGCTCGGCCAGTTGTCCATGGTCAACTGCGCCAGCAGCGCCTACCTGGCGCGCTACGGCACCCCGCAGAGCCTCGATGACTTGGCTGAACATCGACTGATCCACTACGTGCCGGTACTCGGCAGCCGCTCAAGCGGTTTTGAATACCTGGCCGACGGCGCGCTGCAACAGCTGCCGATGGCGGGGAATGTCACGGTAAATAACGTCGATGCCTATGAAGGCGCGTGCCTGGGCGGGCTGGGAATTATCCAGGCTCCACTGCTCGGCGTTAGCGAGTTGCTGGCCAGCGGGCAGCTGCACAGCCTGTTGCCGGATTACCTGCCGCCGCCCATGCCGATCAGCCTGCTCTACGCCCAGCGCCGTCATCAGCCGCAGCGGGTGCGGGTATTTATGCAGTGGCTGGAAGCGTTGCTGAGCGAGCACACCGGCGCCTGACGAGCAGGCACCGGTTTCTTGCGCGTTACTGAGTCACCGGGAGGATGTCGAAACCTTTGCGGTTATCGCTGACGATACGGAAGTTCTGCTGCGAGCCCGGCTCAACCTTCACCGCCAGCTCACGGCGCAGGCGGCCCATGCCGCACAGGGTGTCGTCCATCTCGTCGATACCGATGCTCAGCACCCGCGTGCCAACCGGCACCTGAAAACGCACCTGCTCACCCACGCCGATGCGCGCGGCCACCTTGCGGTCGACCAGCACAGCCACATAGCAGCCGCCGCCCATGCCGCCGAAGTCGCGATTGACCTGCAACTCTCCACCCTGCCCCAGCGGCGCCTGATAGCCCAGCAAACGGTCCGCCGGCACAGGTTTGACATCCTCTGGCGCGGGCTTCCAGGACGAACAGCCGGCCAACAGCAACAGCGGTAAAACGGCACAAGTCAATCGCATATGACGCATGGAAGCCCTCCATGGGCGCAGAAAACAGCAAAGGGAAACAGCCAAAACGGCTTGAGTATTGCCCCTGGCGCGGCCGGCCTCAAGTACAGACTGATGCGCCGCCGCAACCTGGCATTGATCAACCGGCGATACGTTTGAGCAAACGCGTCTGCAACGCCGCCAGCTCTTCCGGGGTCGCCTTGCCACCGGCATGTACGCTGAGCGCTTCGCCGGCGTAGCGCGGCACGATATGCATATGAATGTGGAACACCGTCTGCCCGGCTGGTGCGCCATTGAACTGCGCCACCTGCACCCCGGCAGGCTCCAGCTCGTCGACGATCACCCCAGTCAGCTTCTGCACCACGGCCATCACCTTGCTCAGGCTGTCGCTGTCGATTTCCAGAATATTGCGCGCCGCCGAGCGCTTGGGGATCACCAGGGTATGGCCAAAGGACTGCGGAAACACATCGAGGAAGGCCAGCACATCCTCATCCTCGTAGAGCTTGTAGCAAGGGGCTTCGCCGCGGATGATCTGGGCAAAGATATTCTGGTTGTCGTATTCGCCGTGCAGGCTCATCAATGTTCTCCAGTGAGCTGGGGTTGAGATGGCCCCAACCATACCGATTTCTGCGCGCGGGGAAAAACCTGCAACCTGACCAAATGGCCAATCACCGTTACCCTGCGCCTTTCGCCACCTTAATCCGGAGCGCTCATGTCAGATCTTTCCGTTTACCCAATTACGCAAAAATGGCCTGCCCAGCACCCAGAGCGCCTGCAGCTCTATTCGCTGCCCACGCCCAACGGCGTGAAAGCCTCGATCATGCTGGAA
Encoded here:
- a CDS encoding LysR family transcriptional regulator, which encodes MNTLELLRTFVRVSELASFTQAADSLGLPRSSVSQQVQSLEALLGTRLLHRTTRKVQPTQDGLALYERSKDMLANMEELESLFRQDGAQLSGRLRIDMPTGLARRLVAPRLGEFTAQHPGIELEISSSDRRVDLVREGFDCVLRIGVVNEPNLIVRPLGQLSMVNCASSAYLARYGTPQSLDDLAEHRLIHYVPVLGSRSSGFEYLADGALQQLPMAGNVTVNNVDAYEGACLGGLGIIQAPLLGVSELLASGQLHSLLPDYLPPPMPISLLYAQRRHQPQRVRVFMQWLEALLSEHTGA
- a CDS encoding 3-isopropylmalate dehydratase codes for the protein MRLTCAVLPLLLLAGCSSWKPAPEDVKPVPADRLLGYQAPLGQGGELQVNRDFGGMGGGCYVAVLVDRKVAARIGVGEQVRFQVPVGTRVLSIGIDEMDDTLCGMGRLRRELAVKVEPGSQQNFRIVSDNRKGFDILPVTQ
- a CDS encoding HIT family protein, whose translation is MSLHGEYDNQNIFAQIIRGEAPCYKLYEDEDVLAFLDVFPQSFGHTLVIPKRSAARNILEIDSDSLSKVMAVVQKLTGVIVDELEPAGVQVAQFNGAPAGQTVFHIHMHIVPRYAGEALSVHAGGKATPEELAALQTRLLKRIAG